Part of the Triplophysa dalaica isolate WHDGS20190420 chromosome 23, ASM1584641v1, whole genome shotgun sequence genome is shown below.
CCTTATCAGTTTTGTCTGTCGTATTCTCTTACCCCGTCACACTCTAAACACCGAACAGATGGAGGGGACGAATGCTATTTAAAGACTGATGTCCTCTTTAAAGGTCTTTGGATTTTGGGTATATTATTCTTGAAACTGAAATTCACAAATTGAGGTCAGTTTGCTTGTTCACGTGGATCTAAATCATCTAAATGCTGGAAACTGTATAGTAAATATACTTCAAACCCAGTTTTTCACCTGCTGTTAATGATAACGCACGTTTTCCataaattaaagattttgtttGTTGATTATCTGTCTTACAATATCTGTAACAGGGCTGAAAAGTTGAGCTTTTTGAATTCAAGTAATAGGACTATCAATGAATACTAATTTGAGAAACtttatgatattaaaatatcttatatttatgatatttatgATATAAACCCATTGGAAAAGCAAAGTTAGTTTGGGACTTTATGAATTATATCAAATCATAAGGAGGATCTTACCATCACTGGTCTCCTGAGGGGTGCTGTCAACCACCTGCCAGCCAGAGAATTTCTGTGGCAGATCAGTTCTTTTCATGTACACCTCATTCCAGCAGTGATAGTTCCTGTAAAAACACAGTATCCTTACCTttcaaacacaataaatcatGATACCAACAGTGAATAACAACAATGAACTGAGCCGTGACTTGGATCTTAAAGGCTTAAAGTGTAAGATtcaggaggatctattgacagaaatgcaatataaaatacataactatgtgttcagaggtgtataaagaccgtAAATAAtcaagcgttatgtttttataaccttagaatgagctatttcacCGCGGGTCCCCTAACATGGGTGgactatgttgtttctacagtagccctcaACGGACAAACTGTTTACAAAATGCCTTATCTTCTTCCGCAAAGAGgcaaaacgtgatgacatctttggcacatgtcagccaccgtagtacTTAGATAGGAGgagggggtggagtgagcttttggttgcaattcacaacctcaccactagattccGCTAAAATTCACACACATGACCTACAAAACATTTGTATGCTCAtgcaatgtttttcaaataatcaCCAGACTGAATCTCTTGTTCGAGATCTGTTCACTTTCCCGTCTTCATCCAGCATGATGTCTGTCTTCAGGTTGCCGTTGTTGTCGTGAGCGGAGTTGTAGTTGGTGATGACCCTCGCCGGTATCCCCAGACAGCGCAGAACTGGGTGGAAGGTTGAAAAAATATGTAACGCTTGCTGCTGTCTTAATCTTGGAGTTCCTTGGAGTTAGTAAGTTTTTTTAGCAGTAACGCTGTTACAAAACAGTACGATATCATTACCCCAGGATTGGGACATGTACCAAGTAAATTTGAATGGTGTCAAAACACCATGTCATGTTTCATTGTactaaacatataaaaaaaataaacttacaaGTATTCATCACACCAGCATATACCCAGCACTGGGCAAAACAAACCGGCACTGCATCTTCTCTGGCATATTTGAGCAGGATTTCAGGACTTCCGGTCCAGGCAGTGGGTGATGTGCCAATGGCGTAATCTCCACTCCAGTTTCCAACCAGAACGCCATCATCATCCTGAGAGTTCATCTGTAAATATACCATATACATTAATTTGAGAAAGTATTTAGTTAATATGTAGGAAGCGTTTTCTTTGTGAGTTCACATCATACCAGGGCTGAGCCCTGCCGGACTACTTCAGTCACATTTCCACGATATACTAGCGGTACTTTGCCAGAATCCAGAACCAGAAGGCAGGCATCCAGAACTCCTTTTTCAAACTACAAGAAAATACACAAGTTACAGGTTGAGACTTTAGTTTGTAGACATTTTGTCTTTAAAGGAcggatgaattaaaatcacaattttaacccgagcttttgttatataagagggaatcgtattgactcgaacatcatgtaagtgtcagaactgaaaacgcccttgtaaCTGAGATAACATCCGTTAATGACACCAGGCCCAGTGaatgccaggttctggaatgcacctatccaTGAAGagattgataggttgaacaccgccttcacagaaaaatatcaacgactacttctctagccccgcccactggttcgcgcatgactattctgaagtaacacaattggagcggaaccagatagagcgagcaagcaataaacaagcACGACGCTAAAGacagctaaatattgtgccatccctggttgtggaagaacacagtcttTCATCTGGATCTCTGTGATTTGTGTCACAAATgtgtcacatgaaatacagatttagggaggtaatttataaatcagaggaggtctccagataatactaatgccctgCAAAAattacttccaagtgtcttcaatgcggcacaccCATTAAAACCAAATGTTTGTAGAggtggcctcaaaacctggttagaaaatagcctattacttattgactttgatgtttttggatgttaaAAACacgcaaacgtcataagtagacctcctATAACACTATGAAACCagaaacaagcccagttcaccAGACCTTTAATGTAAAGAATCCCAAATGATGTGAAGGGGCATTATACGAACCTGCCCATAGTTCCATGGGCGGGAGGACATGTTGTTTATTTCTCCATTGAAGATGACTCCCACATCATTCAGAACATACTCCTGCCTGTCGCTTTCTTTAGACATATACACTTGATCCGCTGTGTAGAGACACATATAGCAAGATATTGATGTTTGACCTAATGCAACATTGCAAAGGCTGTCCTGTTGTTTTATGTCAAATGAGAGCACCATGTGAATGCAGTTGTATTTACCAGAGTCCCAAGGATTGAACAGCACATAAACGTCTGTGTCAGGGTTCTTCGGGGTGCGCTGTTTTGCTAATCCCCTCACAATAGCCACAAAAGTGCGAAAGCGGCCCACGATGCAGCCGGTGTCTGGTGTGATGCCCACTGTCACCTCATTGCCATTTGTGTTTAGTACACGGCACCTCCAGATCATGTCACCTTTATCTTTTCCAAAGGACACAGTGATGTAGGTGCCCCTGTTTACATCAGGTGAACTGCCTGTGAGATGAGCGCAACAGTCATTTGCAAGAACAAGTTTTCAGCGAGGCGGACAAATTCTCCTGACAGCAATAATGACATTAAAACGCAGAATGAGGCACATCGTCTTACTGATGACGGACAGATGTTTTCCGAGGTCGGATTTTGGAATAGGATAACAACGCCTGTGTCTTTGTTCTTTTTACTTGTGCCTCTCAGGTTTTGAAAACACCAGAGATGTAATTCTAGCTTTTAGTTTTTATGCCTTTTATTGGTTTGTGATTTTCAGACCTAACTGTTTTTAGAtactgtaattattttatacatttaatacagtCGTTTAGGCAGAATGCTAACTAATCTAGGTTGACTGACCATTCAATTTTTTAGCTTTAAAGTGTTACTTTCCATAACAAATAACGTAATTGCCATTTTGAGAGTCGTCAAATCCGTAACAATAGATTTTTATagtcatcccttctccatttgttggctAATGTTGCttcttttttgtgcattttaattaacAGAAATCCTAAAAAGTTTGTCGTCTCTCAAAAATggtgttctttttttgtcacgTCCTTAacgtacatttattttataatacagaaaacattttcGGATTTTTAAACTCTATCATCACGGGTTtagtaaaatgtaaacagatggttcaatatattagtcataaatacattctctgacaGTTTATATATGTCATATATATGTCATAACGCAAGATGTCAGATACATAATGCTGGAAGTGCccaaatgttctttttaattaAAGCCAAAGAAAGATTTTAAACGCAGTAATGAAGCCTCTATGCAAAtctaaaataatgtttgaagGAGATTTCAAAAATAAGCTCACCAATCAAAAACTCAACCTCCACGGTGTCTTCCATTATATTGAAAGGACGGTCAAATCTGATATCGATGATGAACTCTTTGTTTCGGCGCACAATCAAGTTGGTGTTCTTGTACCTGCCGGTGTTGTGAACTTTCTTGTTATCCACTATGCGCATATTAACACCCAACACTCTGAAAGATGGGCTTGcttgaacacaaaggaaaaacaACTTAATGATATTTCATTATCTTAGTTTCAGAACATGAAAAAAGCTAAACAGCTCATGAAAGAGAGTATCTTTAGGGTAGCCTTGCTGAACAAGACAAGCAAAAATTCTTTGTTAAAAGATATCAGGTCTTTTTTTGCCTGTTGACAATTTTAGCTTCTAagtaatttaaatttaaagataTTCTTTTTCTCACATGAACTTCacataaaaatggaaatataaCTTTACAAGGTGCTCTTGGTAACACCTCGTCATCCAAGAGTAACGGTTCAATCTCAGGCAGGTTAAACTCCCCTGAGTTCGAGTTGGCAATGGTTATACGGCCCTTCTGGGATTGCAGGTAAAATGTGCTGTTTTCAGGATTTGACATGATGTACACAAGTTGTCCTCACGTTAGCCTGAAGGACAGATCggatattacacaaaaaatacaggGATATTGTTTTACTGCAAACAATTTATTAGATACATTTGTGAGACATTTAATATGAGGCATTCCAGGCCCAGAGGAGTACATGCGTGTTTGGTGGCAGgtggtgtgtgtttgagtgaacTACAAGATTTTGTCTATTTCTTTTGTTCTCCCTCATGGGAAGATTGTGATGCAATATAGTGTTAAACTATTTTGGGAATACAAGCCTCACATTGGATCCCAGAATCATAAGACACTGATGAAATTTCATTCTCAACTGAGCAACGCACAACCAGTTGTATAGCAAGGTCGTTcaaatcacaaaaacattgacatttcaTAATGTTTCTCTAAAAGGTTATTATAAATATTCCAAACAGGCGTTAAATTGAAGAATGACACAATGTGGGTATAGAGGAAAAAACACAGTGAAATTTGTACGCAGGCTTAAGAACTGTGTCATGAAACGCTGAATAGTTTGGCAGGAagatattacaaaatatatattataaaatgtgtgctgtgattaaaacatttgcaacttttatttgtatattcaaGATGCCTGACAAAGGCAATCCTTGACGATAAAAGAGATTcagtctttatttattttacaccttttttaataatagtaaactcatcaaaactgcAACTGTGGGAATTGTGTTGTGACTTAAAGCATctaaaatcaatcaaaactATCATATTCTAGCATCTTTGAAATTGCAAATTTATactcttggcattttatcatttagcttcttgaggtctcaccctAACCCATTTTAAAGAGTAGCCTATTGAAGgagtttataatttttatttttattttattgatcttattttattttgagtttttaaatacaatttttgttttctaatgaaataaatgtatatgttaacaCAGTTTTATTTGTGTCTACAAAcgtaatttcaaacatttaggCATATTTTGAGTAGTGCTGGGAATTCCAATTCTGGAATTGAAACCACAAATtcacaatacaatttaaaacttTGCTGAAGTTTTGCAGCCGGTTTttcagtaacttactgtagatttaatttaagtttttaaacataaacttacctaattcttatattttctttcataaaacaagactaaataccTCAGGTCAGTTTTCTTGTAATGTTAATTTATCGTATGAgagttttacaaaacaaaacacaaatgctcaGAAAGAAGGTCAATTTTGCATTGTAATGCCAGTACTgagaccagtctcttcttgctcattgtGTTTTAATCTTGAAAGTGTTTTGAAGTAAAGTTaaactcaaattaaaaacactacTTATAGGAAAATATTAAGGAAGAaatcaaatctacagtaagttacttgcAAACCTGAtgcaaaattacagcaaagttctACAGTTTAGTTTCATTATAGTAACAAATgtttaaccatgatgtagttaaactatggtatacattttttataaatccgTCAAAACATGGTTGCTGTGTGTATACAAAACGgtgctcataaatatatatatttttgcaaaccAGTCAATAAGCGAGCTAAAGACCATACAGGTTGACATCTATATGTTTTACTTCAATTGTGGAATCAATATTAATCAGAATCGATCAAATTCAAACGATACCCAACCTTAACCTTGAGATTAAAAGattcttaaaataatgaaaacggTTCAGTCATGCGTTTAGAAACTTTTGACTAGTACTGtaattataatacaaatagtgtTTGAGTTAATAGTTTCAAataacaaatactgtaaatatctGTGACACAttgcaattaaattaaaattattgattttataaGTACTGAGTCCGCTAATTCTAgaacaattttaaaaacaggGTAAAACTCAAATGAATGATGAATACTTAGCAAAGCTCAGTAACATGAAGTTCATGAGTCATTAAAAGTGCTGTACTCACTGTCTTTGTAGAAGAGTTGATGAGTCTGCTGAGGATGCTCCAGGCAGATGTGCTCATGAGGATCCTCATACTGATTCATATAGGGTCAGGACTTCCTCATCCACTGAAGAAAAACACCTCCAAGGAAGCAGAACATCCAAATTCAACATGATCCCAAGATCAAGTCAGCCTGACACACAAAGACGAATCTGAcgtcttttttattcttttaccACAACAACAAATTGCTGACAATTGTTAATTTAtgacaaacatttataaattcattCATAGCAAAGAACATGTTAAAATATGAAtgcatttgtattaaaatattcgGTAACACTTCAGTACACCATTAACtatgatttttttccaaataaactcttaatttgttgcttattaatagttagtaaggtagttgttaggttaaggtattggtcaggattagggatgtagagtatggtcatgcagaatatatgctttataagtactaataaacagccaatatgtcaataataggcatgctagtAACTTTTGTTTATTGCCCCCTATACGGAAGTGTTTACCATATATTCTGTATAATACCAACTAGTGCATTTAATAGACCCagatctttaaaataataaaaattgacAGTCAGCACAATGGTTTCAGACTAATAATCTAAAATAACTTAAACTGATACAAAAAACTGAACAACcctataataataaataaataaacacaaccaAAATTTGGAAGCTTTCCGACCTAAGAAAAACTGAtttgaatgtctttaaaatgaatacCAGTGTTGTTGCGTCATCAAACTAGTTTTATGACTAGAGGGCGGTTTCCTGGACACGGTTTAAGGCTAGAcccagactaatttaaatgttagaagTTTCTTGCTTTGTCTCAATATGTACGCCagtaatgtttatttgtaaattatgttttttaaaaggatttaaatatcctaatttaactaaggcatgGTTTAAGATAATCTCTGTCCGGGAAACTTCCCCAATATGTTGAAACTTTTACATAGTTGTGTCACATAAGGACATCTTGACCTGTCAGATAGGAAGAAGTGTTATGATGTCAATGAATAATTCTTAGAATATAAAGGGAAGTAATACTTGGACATTAATCTGATGAGTTTGACCCAAACGAAAGGTTGTGTTGCCTCCACATGCAGCCTAAAGATTACCACGTATTatcatttgtctgtcatttataatattgtatgtacacaaaggtTTTGTATTTTTCAGATGATGAATGAGGAAGCAAGCTAATGTTTCTACCCAGGCAGATAGTTTGATGTAACCCTATACGATTTTCTTAACATTTATGGGGGTTTCATTAGTTGTGATTGACTGGTTGTTTGACTTAAACGGACGATAAGTTACAATTTATGCACtactaaatatttttgagttgCACCATTCaacttaaggctaaaatacactacacgacttttgctcagattttcagtctggacatgttgcagaaagtctgtgccagtctgcagatatGATTAGTTGTGTCTTTCTTTCTGGAACTTTCCAAAAGTCTGCAACTGTATGATacctgttcagattttaaaagtattgTAGTGTATTCAAGCCAATAGTTGAAGCGTAACATTAcgtgtaaattaaatattaacggAATCCTCCCATCAGGAGTGGTTGTAGGAATAAAATAGCAGAATCACTGAAGTAACACGCTTCCGTGTGTGTATCCATCTGCCTGTGTTGTGCAAGTAAGAAAATcatcctttttattttattggcggtttgcagtaaaataaaatcatgtatAACATGTCATTTATTATGATTTTGTCATGCTGTATTGTATTTAATTAccttttgtttattaatttagttaaaTTACCTTTTATGTAATTCATAATGAGGTAGTattctatttaataaaaaaaatatttttaccgttattatgttatgtaaaataagtttaaataaaaaattcaacacAACTTTTCCTTACGAATTCAAAGGCTGCTATTGGACTATTGAAGGTAAACGTCATATTTTGTGACTACACATTACTTTACGGAGAGCTTACGAACTACTAGCTACGTTCTGCCTTAAGACCAAATGGTGCAACCGAATAACGTAAAGAGTTAGTAGCTAGTAGTTTAGAAGCCTCTTGTGTGGACTTTAAGGTTCTCATTTCATAAAAAGAGAACTAACTAAGGGCTGGTACAAGCCAACCCAGATGACTATTTAACCATCATGGCCCATTCCTAAACCAAATCCAGGAGTCGACAACTAACACACTGACTATTCAAAGTTTTGTATTGAACTAAATCTAAATTGTACTGCATAGTAAGTAAGGAAGATAGCAACTGATGAATATTCTCTAAATAATAATTCACACCGTAAAAACTCCAACACCAACAAATAGCAACATTCCAAATTTTCTTTGGCATTGTTCAATCTAAAACACTAATGTGTTTCAAACGAAGTTTGTATGATCAGTGTGAATTAGccttcaagggatagttcacccaaataggGAAATTATGTCCCAATTTACTCAGACCCTTTGTGACATTTTTCCTTcagtcgaacacaaaagaagatattttgaagaatgtttaaccaaacaatggcgttACCCATTcagaatggacacaaaaccaatgcatgtaACTGTACAGCCGTTGTTCGTTTACCaacatattcaaaatatcttcttttgtgttctgcagaaaaatgacgagtaaatgatgtaaatgatgtaattatgacagaatttaaatttttgggtgaactatcccttcaagacAGAGAGATGCTTAATATATCTAAGAATGCACCGATTTGTAAGAGTTTCTCATCCATGTTCACTATTTAATTGACAATTGAAAATGGTTTTATGTAACACATGGACCAGAGCAACTCTGACTTTTACCAGGAGATGGCGCCATTGCTATTTTAAAATGGGTTGggtgttaaaaaatatgaagtatTCAGGAGGGCTATTACTTCAAAAGCCGTTTTTATGGTGAGctcacaaatgtttaatttgtaaacTAGTCAAACAGTTTATAAGATgacgtttacatttatgcatttggcaggcgacttacattgcattgtataaTACATCTGTTTCTGACTCTAAGCAaacccctggaatcgaacccatgaccttagcattgctagtgccatgctctaaccactgagccacagccACAAGAAAGATGAGATAAGACCCAGAAAGATCCATTCCCAGACGGTGTTTAACCTGCCTGTTTAGAAGTCTGCGCTTACCAACTGGCCCCCATCTTCACACAGATCTTCAACAGATCTTCAGCAGCAGACGTGCACATTGCTCATACAGAAGCATCTGGAAACTGCATATTGTAAGAAATA
Proteins encoded:
- the LOC130412859 gene encoding coagulation factor XIII A chain-like, encoding MSNPENSTFYLQSQKGRITIANSNSGEFNLPEIEPLLLDDEVLPRAPSSPSFRVLGVNMRIVDNKKVHNTGRYKNTNLIVRRNKEFIIDIRFDRPFNIMEDTVEVEFLIGSSPDVNRGTYITVSFGKDKGDMIWRCRVLNTNGNEVTVGITPDTGCIVGRFRTFVAIVRGLAKQRTPKNPDTDVYVLFNPWDSADQVYMSKESDRQEYVLNDVGVIFNGEINNMSSRPWNYGQFEKGVLDACLLVLDSGKVPLVYRGNVTEVVRQGSALMNSQDDDGVLVGNWSGDYAIGTSPTAWTGSPEILLKYAREDAVPVCFAQCWVYAGVMNTFLRCLGIPARVITNYNSAHDNNGNLKTDIMLDEDGKVNRSRTRDSVWNYHCWNEVYMKRTDLPQKFSGWQVVDSTPQETSDGLYRCGPTSVTAIKEGELSYPFDGKFVFAELNSDVVYHQIDKYGKTKILHVDTTYVGKRVVTKLINSNQYEDVTSTYKYPEGSKSDKQAMQMAESRGVPSREYDDPGEAGVDIQLQANTIKVGEDFKLTMHINNQTSKRCTINATITGSVVFYTGVTSTTVKQETRQATVEAWKTENLLIDVRATEYMAHLVEQSNLLFVVNGRIQETGVTLTRMRVVTLRPPELTILVSGSPQVGKDFTVIVEFRNLFNFALEDVQLRLDSPGLIQTKFKSYKQILPGGVLQYTESITPLNPGKRVLIAGLDCARLRQVTNQLEIDILAV